The region GAATTTCATAAAGCattgaacacaacatatcaaTTTGGCATAACATAGATTCAAAAATCAcacataaaaaatccagccaccaacaattcatgaaaataataccagaaaaaaaactagacattcatacaaaactaggaaaaaaattggagtcaatttggatcatttttctattttttatgatttttcaaagatgactaaaataaatggaataagcacaaaaaatatggagggaaaagcATTATTtgaaattaaatcagaaaaacCATAGCCACAGATCTTGGCGCGCATGGCAATCAAACAACTCACATTCAAACACCAAAACACACCGTTTCATTAAACACGGTGGCATGCTCAGTCAGCAAGTCAAAACACGCATGGCATGGTCAAAGCAGTGGTATCCAATCAAACACACACGTAACAGCACACATGGAAGCCAACTCAACTAAATGAAACGATGTGTTTCATTAAACAGTCAGCACACACACATCAGCAGGTCAAGACACGCATGGCATGGTCAAAGCATTCCTAACTAATGGATCTCACACGCCAACGTACACATGGACAAACACGTAAGCAAACCCTAGGAataaccagacgccggagctacagtctccggtcgtcttctccggccatcTCCGGTGGAGTTCAACCACAAAATTTCCAGAATTCAACAAATTATACATCATTCAAACCATATTTCAACAAGGATTCCAAATATGCTAATGATTTCATCTAGTTCTTCATGTAATTTCCAGATCGAATGAAAACATTATTGAGATCAAAACTGaaagttcatcatacatgctcaTTTCTTAACCATTTTCAAATCTAATCATATCTACATAACCTATGCCACATGAACTTCACATCTATGAACATAAAACAACAAAAAGAGAGGATGAATTTGAAGTCACCTGAAATTGGAAGTTTCTGTTCACGCGTTCTCAAAGCCTATGCAACTCCAGATCTACTCCTTTAACattgccttgaagctttgtgcacaaagaaacaattgaaaccacttggatctagctcaattcCCAACTTCCATTGCTATGAGTTTGCACTTGAACTGCTCGAATCTGGACTGAATTGCTCAAAccaatggttgattcttgctcaatgaagcatgatgaacaagattatgcaagaatttttggtgtttgtgtgaagaaatgaagaattcgaagagagagaattttggggggaatttgaaaattcagatctgaaatgcTTGTCTTTTTTTTCAATTATGGTTAGGGTTTGGTATTTATATGGCATGCTAATCACACTGAAATCCAATTAAGCCTTGTATTAAATATGATTAGAGAGATGTGGatcaatttgcaaaaatgcacaaTGAGGTCCCATGCACATGCTACACGTGATAAGCTCCATGTTAAGCTTCAAATTTTCTCAAAATCAACCAATGGTCATGATGGAATGGTTGTCTTGCTTGTAccataagccaaatttgaattgtggaaattccctccaaaatgatcacatgagaaatgatgagaatatacacttttcccatgcatggaaaaggctattttgagatgtcttgatcaagagaaacattttgcaaaaggaatggaccaaattggagctttgtatcaaaagttaggccattttgaatttccatgtacactttgtgatcaaatgaccataactcctcaaccattcatcacatggacatgaattaggactttttgaaaaggggagacaaagatttacaactttcatgttcaccaaaaatccatttgaaacttctttgatattgaaaagtcaagttgaatatggaccaaaaacttgccaaatttggaaactttgaattacaggtcattttccatttttagtaacttttgccatgacctttgaatcttcaagatggatgtttagaatgatgaataggccttgtttgaacatgattggggtgtctcaactcatttcccatctcatagccctcagttgactgcatagttgacttttggtccttagatgaccttgaaatgccttgattagcttgagcctttaccacttgatgaaattgctccaaaatggaaccctagctcatgtaagctccttgtaatgatcatgtgatcttcatctcaagaaaatacctcatctcttgcacaaaggaatttcttgaagctcttgacctgatgattgcttaagctacaaacaacaaatgtaaatgacatatttttgtgcttttggttagtagataaaacaagaaaagcaatgatatacaattcaagcatgcctggtgatctcaaaccactcacaggagatccctacccaaagggaaagggatccaagatgctcaaagatccttgaggctatgcaatgcaatgctatgatgccatgagggatcttagggacaaaattggggtcttacaatccTCCTCCTCCAAAAACCAACATTTGAATATTGACAAGATAAAGTATGAGTAGACACGAATGGGtttattcaaaacatgcatattcatttcaatgtcattattattCAAAAACAAACGAGTTTATTACAAATGACTGTTACAAATGACAAACAAGAAAATCACACACGAACATGATTGAACCAGAAATTGCTGGAATGATTCGCTTTATTCTCCCACTGCTTGAGGTCTTGATTCTGGAAAAAGATGACGAGACAGTTCCATAGATACCAATCCTTCAGATCTACCGCTTCTCTGACTAAGGCACTACAGATGTGTTGGCCTGCACGGGGTTGTTTGGAACAACTGGCTTGAATGATATTGATTTTGAGTCAATCAAGTCTTGTACTTTGTGCTTGAAGATATTGCAATTCTCGATTAAGTGCCCCCGCGTCCCAGAGTGATACTCGCAACTGACGTTCATGTCATACCCGGGAGGAAGAGGTACTGGAGGAGCCTTAGCTTCTCTCAGATGGACCTGCGAATCTTTGAGCAAGTGAGCTAGCAAGAGACTATACGACATGGGAACTGGATCAAACCTTCTGGAAGGCCTTCTTGGTCCTTGTCTACCCTGCTGATAGTAGTTCTGTTGTTGCGAAGCAACAGGTTGCTGAGGAGCATAGGGTTGTTGATATTGCACCGCTGGAGGACCAGATGGAATGACATACGCTGGTTGCGGATACCGGTTAGGTGTTACTGCTGCCACTGGATAGTATGGAATTTGGTAACCTCCATCTCCCCCTTGAGCGAtagcattggtctctccttccttcttctttgAGAATCCGGAATGAGGCTTCTTTGTTCCACTAGCCGCAACTGTTGTGTCTTGTATCTTTCCGATCTTCAAGCCATTCTCAATTGGCTCGCCAGCAATGACCAAGTCTGAGAATCCCGAGGTGTTACTCCCaatcattttttcaaaatatGGCCCTTGAAGGGAGTCCATGAACATGTTTATTAGCTCTCTTTCAAGAAGAGGGGGTTGAACCCTAGCAGCCAGGTCTCTCCATCGTTGAGTGTACTCTTTGAACGATTCATCTGGCTTCTAAGAAAGGCTTTGGAGCTGAGTCCGATTGGGGGCCATGTTTGAGTTATACTGATAATGCTTCAAGAAGGCTTCAGCAAGTTCCCTCCAAGTTCGTATATGCGTGCGCTCGAGCTGCATATACCATTCCAGAGAAGCTCCACTAAGAATGTCCTGGAAAAAGTGCATTAAGAGTTTCTCGTCATTAGAATGAGCGGCCATCTTTCTGCAGAAAGCTCGGATGTGGGTCTTTGGACAAGTGACCCCTTGATACTTTTTAAAGCTCGGGACTTTGAACTTGGGAGGAATTTTCACGTCTGGCACTAGGCACATGTCAAAAACATCCAACCCAAAGGTATCAAGACCTTGCATCGCCTTGAATCTCTCCTCCATCATTTGAAATCTCCTTTTGAGGTCAACAGGAGAAGGCCCAAAAGCTTCATAAACTGAGTCAACCTTCATAGTGAAGAAAGCATCCTGCTGATCGTCCATCTCGGGTTGAGCTCTCCCATTGACAGGGATATTGAAAGTCTGAGCAACATTTTGATAGATTGGTCCTCTTTCGGGAGGTGGCTGAGCTACAACAGGTGTACCAACTCCTCCTAGTGGATTCACCGGTATAGTCACCACAACAGGGTTGGCAGTAGAGGCTCTCAGATTAGCTTGACGCATTTCCTCTTGTCCCCTAGCCAGATCTTGTAGGGCTTCCACAAGTTGACCCATCTGAGCCTTCACAGTGGTCATATCCTGCCTCATAGTAGCCTAATTCTGCTCCAACTGATCCATGAGCAATTTCTGATTATTGCACGTGTAGTATGAATGTCGGGAAGTTAGCTTGATTGTGGATGATTTTGGATAGAAGGGTCAAATGGTAAGTTTTCTAGCTTTTGTCTGATGATATGCAGAATGATGCGTGAATATTgtatttgaatttttttatgaTGCATGCATGCATGAGTGAGTGAATAAATGATACACAAGCATGGTTCTCACGAGTCGAACACATAAGTTAGCATGGTATCACAGGTTTGAGATACAGATGGAGGATAACTCTGATTTCTTACTCACAATGGGGATCTCACCGATCATAGTCTAGGGTTAGATAGGGACCCCAGAGTCATCGATTCATTTGGCTGTTTGCCGCTTACGGCAAAAgctttccggtcgtcaactcccTCAAATGAGCCTCTTCTGGGTGAGATCTTCGTACCGACCCacacgagaaaagcttctcgggggCCCGCACTATGTGATCATCGACATCGGGTTCTAGACAAGGGTCTCAAAGTCATGGACCTCCTTGACTGTTTTCcgctgtaagaccctaattttttccctaaaatccctcatggcatcataacattgcatttgcattgcctcaaggatcacaagcatcttggttcccctttgcctttgggtgggaccttcttgtgagtggtttgagatcaccaagcatgcttgaattgtatattattacttttctcattttatttactaaccaaaagcacaaaaatatgtcactaacatcttttgtttgtagcttgagcaatcacaaggtccaacgcttcaaggagatcattagggcaaagacatggtcaagaggagatgatagccagcatggtaatggttcccaaagctctcattcatcagatatgcctccctagtacctcagttcatcattttgatcaaagcaagtcaaagggctTGAGGCCTTGTTCctcaagaaaaccctaattcatatgtgcatcacaatgccttgctcatgaagcaacctcagcccatggtcaaatataatcaagggaagttcttcaacttattatttcatgcatatttgaacttatttgagtatcctcaatcatcaattcatcaagatatgggttgtggacttgagaagttgatcagtcaattcatctgactattttgaaatgcactgagacctaactttttatgtgttggtcaaatggagatggttccaaaagccaaaatgttcttaaggacaatatgaacaactttcatgttcataaaaaattgatttgaagcttgtaaggccatctatcattccaatacattatgggtcattttgactgaaaccctaattgtgggtcaacttcccaaggacataactaattcattttttatgattttgaggtgggatcaaatgcattggaaagattaagatgtctacttcaaatgttatgttgaacaaaatttcaaaatctcaaacgaaatacatgtgataacgcaagacattataggtcctttttggccaaatgcattgaaagtcaaaaaagtccaacttcaagtgcccataacgtcttcatcaaaaatccaaatgatgcaaatgttaagtccatcttgattatcttaaaaagatctacaactttgatattggagatgttttcatttgaggctttcatcatcaaaacagaagggcttgaaaattggccaattttagacACCTTGCCTTAACATatcatgcaccttgcactttaaactcaaatttcataaatttccacacttcaaatggatttttgcccaacataacaattgttccttacatcaagaaTTTTCCtaccattactcacatgatcatgtttggattttttcattgggactttcgaagagttaaatgtttaggtacaaatgaggaattcacttgaaatcttggtacataagcaattgccttgcaagtcacacgtccaatttcatttggatgatgctcagaattcatttggcattgtttttgggccttgtgcatgatcatgcaagcccatgcaatgaagctccacatgccatgcacacggattgatcacattctccttgccacttcctctataaatagagacctcattccattcatttcagacacctgattcaacctgaaatgctgcagaattctctccatagccatcactaaagaagcaattccatttttctcaaatttttcagatttgaaattcaacttcatctggttgaattcttagatctaatgcttctaaaccttcatcattcatctcattaaacttctgttttgataaagcaagcaaggaatcgagctcaagttaccagaattcaaacttacacttcaactggtattttcttcgaatctcatcatccattgacctatttgcttggatcttgtgttggctgaagtcctctcaatagaggcatcatgtttatgcattcaatttttgaaatccattgatttcatgatgaacaccagattttttCAATCTCTGATTTCTCATACCATAGAGATCTAGAGcgaaaatggatggtacagggatgatgtacatcatcccagctttctaaagatgtatagatcgtgcattttcattaaggtttggatctctgcaattttggccggaaaatccaagctcacgGGAGAAGgcggtggctccggtggcttcatcattgcCAGATCAATTCCTGGCCACACGATCatgtttccagatctaatctggaccgtCCCATGTTATGACCTGTTTTAATGCTGCGTGTGGTTCAGTTGACTAAGGCGCATGGTGGGAGCGCATCTctggagcgtgtgatctgccagctcaattaatgagctcagatcgAACGCTCctccttttatttttattttttattttctgattttattttctttaattccttttatttcaaaaaatcataactctctcatttttaatccaaaaattatggaaccaattgcattagtctccaaataaattctagtttctatttctgatttttaatattttttattttgtcatttgatattttttgtgaattttctcttttctggttatttttaatttattttaaatagtttttgatattcaaaaaatacaaaaatattttcctaacctatttgaatgatgatggatctatgaaaaatattctcatcaattttcaaattgatttgagatttatttgatattttagttcaattaggttatttttattcatttttaagtgattaaaaatagtttctgacttttaaaaatgctgaaattttttgtcaaactttgtttgaccttgttgaacttaggataaattacttggacctttcaaggttgatttgaagtgattttgaagtttgacctttcctttatttttaattcaagtttaattttaaatattaaaaaatgccaaaaatagtttattcatttcttgactcccaatcttcatctcacttctgtttttgattgtttgaccttgactttcaatgttattggtcaacatatgaggattggtacattgtatttcatttaatgcactttaattttgccatttccatttctcttatccatcttctccttcttcttcttctactgcttttcttcttgatcaatgagttgaaggttgataagttagcattggttagggagatttaatcttccttgattcaaatctaattcatcttgatcaattgatcaagtgaatggctttgcattaaggataggttgtcttctaaatcatgcaaagggcttaaaccaatacaagatcaattctcattttctttttgacatggcaagttgttgggacttggttcactaatcaagactcctaacttgtgtttgttgcctacgttattattgaccggtctcagatagttgtgacttctacataagtccaattacgattgtttaacatagcgctaaatttgccttatggcacactaactactaacactaactattgacaattaacatttactttatgcaatttactattcttgcacatattatccatttgcttttctctttgctcacttgagcacatgtttatgttaatgccatttgccttttgctcacttgagcacacaattgtgtatatattattgtgcttgtgtttttgttctgattgttgtggaccaaatgcaaagaaatggacttagtttctaggactttccctatgcaaagaaatggagaattggacttagattctaggaccttccttatgcaaaattggagtaaaaggatcttaatgatgaagatggattggaaggaccaaatctctaaactcactcttgtccattcttgctttacctcatggaacttttgatgtgtgtgcttttgtgctaggagtttccatttcAGCTTTATTggaggaccattgtcatgttcatccaagtggaacatacaagatacattgaggatcatttaagagacttgtttgattgcttatgctttgtggttgcttattccaaaggataggagctacttggatcatcaatatgatctcaagagaggaactcctttgtggttttgattcttcatcccttctctttttgttttacttaggatttagccattattcttcttctctccactctaacccaagccaaaactctttgtgcaaacatttaaccattgttttttcaaaacattagaaacctaggccttatgcttttgattttgaaactttcttttcataacacttatttttgaattgaacttctaagtcaactttgaccatttttgtatatacttctaattggtaaatataattcaaatgccttttgtggttccaatggccactttcttaatcaaaaaatctttcataacctttagctactaggtttgagttatccttgtggtagatgtaatactcacctatatccttagtgatggacaacaagtcttccatgcttattatagggttaacccctcactagcatgttgaagctatcctcacatggtggatttgtggtttggttgagttttctccctttgataacaaaaggccttaaggcttttggaccaatcaattcaccaacttgttttgagttttttaccccgaactacgaggttttgatcctaatctttttataagatggtacgtaggcaatgggtttatccatccaaacacaaaatgtaaataacttatatattcttttctcatctctccaatcatgtttgcacaaacaaaattttcacaaaaaacaacaacctttgcaacaagtatgaaaagggctccctaagagtacctaggatgttttgggtgcctaacaccttcccattgcataaccaacccccttacccagatctctgtttcttttactagtttttgttaaaactattaggtttttgttcgctttctaaccattcctttggataaatagaagtgcggtggcgactcgacttgtatgatttaccttggatttagtcaatatctctaatggtaacgaataccccgctacagaaaagtggcgactctgctggggaaaaacaTTTGCCCATTGGGTTTTGCCTtcttttcatattgtgttgtattgtatttgaaattctggcgtagtcagagttcagatgttctactccaagtcatgacatctaatccaaacattgttactaatacagcaagaaAGTTATACTATTAAAACCCAGTACTAATgtgcacacattcacagatgccacgacatctgctactatatcaccatagaatggaagaacacccagttttgtccatctggtacaaagacccagcagagatcaaacatagctCTTACTTCTATTGAGCCTgcatagttatcagcatgatgtctcaatagtgatttgaacatcacGTGTTACAGTATTACAGTTTGCTGGCCTTATACGTGTATTTCCTAAAGAAAAGGTTAGacaagttaacctaatttccatATATTAGGatgctaa is a window of Lathyrus oleraceus cultivar Zhongwan6 chromosome 6, CAAS_Psat_ZW6_1.0, whole genome shotgun sequence DNA encoding:
- the LOC127096137 gene encoding uncharacterized protein LOC127096137, producing MRQDMTTVKAQMGQLVEALQDLARGQEEMRQANLRASTANPVVVTIPVNPLGGVGTPVVAQPPPERGPIYQNVAQTFNIPVNGRAQPEMDDQQDAFFTMKVDSVYEAFGPSPVDLKRRFQMMEERFKAMQGLDTFGLDVFDMCLVPDVKIPPKFKVPSFKKYQGVTCPKTHIRAFCRKMAAHSNDEKLLMHFFQDILSGASLEWYMQLERTHIRTWRELAEAFLKHYQYNSNMAPNRTQLQSLS